In Sardina pilchardus chromosome 8, fSarPil1.1, whole genome shotgun sequence, the genomic window AAACTCGCTAAATCCAAAATGCACACCCGGATTGTTGGCCTGATTGagggactatccaaatgtgtacagttatttgaactatgcccattgataacacctcttgtgcagtaggaaTAAATTGcatccccagactaatgttcaatcttaaaagattgagcttagtatggtgatagccagactatatGAAGTTGTGTTTAgcacatagtttttttttttaaatgctccTGTTATAGTGAATCCGTGCCAAAGTCGTTTTGTTGAAGTGCGTTCCAGTCTTCAGAGATCTATAGGATATTCCAGAAGGCAGAAGTTGGAAGAGATCATGGCTCGGATGTGAGGCGTCCCTGAGATGTCGTACTTAACTATCTCATGCCAACATCTGTCTTCATACCAACCACAGATGGGGCCACTGCACATTTAAATAAATGTCAAGGTTTTAACAACACAATAGATTTAGGAGATACATGTTTTACTTTAGCAATCTGAAATCATTGATTTGCTctgtcctgtatgtgtgtttatttaagtaAGGTAGAACATGCTAAATGGTTTTGAAGTATCTCATTTGTGACTCTTCTTGACTAACGTTGTTTTGCCATACACAAATTCTTATGAGGAACCTTTATGAACTTTATGAACAATGCACACtttatattaatgtgtgtgtatatttaagaTAACATGTTGGTCTTCTGCAGAGTAAACTCTCATGctggtacacatacacatgctggtAAATGTTCATAATCCCAAGAGCCACCAGGGGGCACTCAACACTAACTGTATGATAAGGAGAACCAAagtcaattcaatttcaattcaattttatttatagagcgccaaaatattacacatgtctcaaggcgcttcacagagcgtcaaaccttcaaagagagcccatgagcaacaggggcaaggaaaaactccctagaattggagatacatataggaagaaacctcagacagatccacgactcaagggcccaacccatctgtctagggtcagttaagtagagtaaagtcatttgtagaatcagaaggttcaagcagtccagtatagggaataaatagtccatcagtaatccattagtaattttggagggtaatgggtcgctaggatgcgtgggccagggaTCCTGGTCATCTTTATATCCTGGGGGTAAGGAACTTTAAGGCCTGTGTGGGATAAGTTAACAACCCAGCAATATGAAGCCTTCTTTTTAAGCTCCACATAAGGGTTTGCATAACAAGGCCCTGGAACTGTGTGCCTCTCTGTACACAGAGGAAGTAGTGCAGCTGTGTCACTAACGAACTCATGATtgcacattttttcattttcataaccCTGAACTTCCTGTATGAGACGACACACAGTGAATAATAAACATTCTCAGTACCCTCATCACACCTTCACCCTCCACAAGGAAACAGTCTTGGGTATTTGCCGATGGGACAGGCGGAATTGCAAGCTTAAACCAGGACGTGGCTTGCAGATCCAGTTTTGAATTCAAACAGATCAAATTCAAAACAGTTCAAATGAATCACTCAGGGGAGGACAAAGTCCACGCAACGCGCAGACATGTCctagtctgtctgtcttcaaCTGCTATTGTGAAGCTTGCATCTGAatatattgttgttattgttgtggtgGTTGCATGTGGTTGTTGTGGTcgtggctgttgttgttgttttgcaggGAGATAGCGGCGGGTGGGCCGGGGGTGAAATGTGATGTCTGCGGAACAAAAAGAATCGCTCGGTCAGCTCTACAGCGCACAAAGCTCAGCTTATCCCGCTAACTAACAACGTGCTGGCAAAGACTCCGAGACAATTAAAGAGactcacaaaacacaccatTACTCCTGTGAATTTAGGTCAATTAACAGAGCAAATTATGTAGCATCATGGGACACCATTCCCCACACAATGATAATTAATCAACATAAAATTGAAGTAAAGTTGAAGTTAAATTCAACAGATTATTGTTTCTCACAATAATTGTTTCTTCAGACTAAATATAAACCATGAGCACACAAGTGCTTGTGGCACCAGGATGTAAGACTGCAACAGCCTTGTAATGTCCATCTGCACCTGGTGCACATGCTCTGAGAAGCAGCTGAATGTTGATAGAAACATGCAAATCCTACTTTCAgttttttgtttcattatgacccAACCTCTGCAGTATTACAGTGGCCTCGCGTCAACTAAGATTGGTTCATTCgttttatccccccccccccccccatccccactcccaccctctctctatttttatTGTTCACACCATTGAACCATATGCCTGCCACACAGTGCCATCATGACAGCTGGGCCTATGACTTTGGCACAGACATATCATATCTACATTCAGAGGAAGTCCCCCGCAGTTTATTTAAGTCCTCGGAAGAGAAACGAGAGACGGCGTGGCTGAGTACAGTGTAAGTTTACATGTGGCGTGGCTTCTTAACGGCACACACGCTCGCAACTGTACAGAGTTACACACGGGGCACGCGAGACATTAAACAAACGCTATAGGTCAACACCCAGCAGTCCCTGGAAGACATTCCTCTACTTCCAGTATTCAAAACACATGCAAATTGTGATAATGCACTTTATCTAGTTTGACTTTACAAATCATCTCATCAACCCTGTAACTTGCTGCCCTTTTCATGCCTGCATCCCTCCCCATATGAAATGACCTCCATTTAGTCTGTATGCAGCTCTAAGGTTGGACTTTTGTGGGCTCTCACTGTTTATTACACTCCAATAGAAACAGCATAGTCACATTTGcattcaaaacaacacatttctCTCACAAAGCACTATCCAAGCTCTGTTGTTTTCTACACAGATAATAATGGCAATATAAAGAATATTTGATCTTCTTTTTAACTTTACTTTTTTTAACCCAATGTAGACATGTATGATGTTTCAACAAATTCAGCACAGAATTGATGTGTGATATACTGTGGTAAGCAGTAGACTTTGGAGCAGGGCAAAgtccttgaacacacacacagataaactgtGGGTGATTAGGCATGGCTATAGAGTACTGATCGTTCTATCAGCTACTGAGACCGACaccttcacaacacacacacagtcacactttataactcactcacacacacacacacctctctctctctctcacacgcacacacacacacacacacacacacacacacacacacacacacacacacacacacacacacacacacacacacacacacaaacacacaaacacacacactcaaagggtGGGAAAAAGAGCAGCCAGGGCAAACACAAAAGCGGGGTAGAGTGTGATCTCGAACCTGAGCAAACACACTGCCCCAGGGGCGTGCCCCTCCCACAGCAGGACTCCACAGCCCCAGGTGTCGCCCACTATTGTCCCGCTAATGCCGTAAAGGGCCTCCAATGCACCCGCCCgtctacgcacacacagaggaggtgcTGCTTGTTGTTGTCCCTTTCTTGGTTTGGCCGTCCAGGCATTGGGTCAACGAGGCCGCTGCTGGCCCCTggtcctccctcctcctctcctctcgctgcTGCTCAGGTAGAATAACAGGCCACCTTGTTATCATACGCATCGCTGGCACCGAGCGCGTTTCCACAGCAACAGGGTGCTTTCATCATTCATGTGTGTATAGTGGGGCTCAGTCCGGGCGCATGCGAGTGCCTGAGTGCTTGACTGTGACATCAGCGTGGTGATCCTGTCATGGATCAGACACGGTGACACGCTCGGTTTCCATGACATCCATCCATTTTATTCATCCGGTTACCTGTCTCTGTAAGGAGCACTTCTGCTTTTCAGTATACTGCAGTGCGCTCGTAATGAAACATGACATGgttcctcttcacctctctgcCAAAACAAGCAGGTGTGTGAATTCTTGAAAATGAAAAGCAAGAGATTACGCCAGGGTGTGAATATTGGAATAAATCACTCTGTGGGTAGGTAATTCTCTCAGATGGGCCAAAACACAGAGTTATAAAGGCTCATATGATACCAATTTAAGGATTTCTCTGGTATCTCCTTCTATTAAACAACTACTTTGAACTTAGAAGCAATGTTCACAGTGATGTCTATTTGAAAAACGCAACCAGTAATAGAAAGTGTTTTTTCGATCCATCCCCTGTTTAATATGTAATTAAAGACCTCATCATTTAGTAACCATTATCCCAGGGGTGAATTACCGGGCTTAATCAGGAACATATGTGAAGACATCTGATGCAATGTTTTTTAAATGACATCAACAACCACCAAATGGCTTCTGTGATGACTCGAAAACAGACCATTGGAACTAATGAGGGATGCCTAATGGAGCTATCTCAATATAGACTTAATTACATCtggatgttttgtgtgttgCACACAGCAAGTTCATTGAAAATAGGAAGCATCACTGCTGAAGGTTGTTTACTACAGGGCAACCATGAGATGTGTTTTTCTTTATTGTAAGGGGAGACTTACTTTTTTGGGAGAAAATCTAAATTTACTGTTTACTCTCCTTTCTCCAATGGATGCTTCTGCTGTGCTAATACCAAGCAACATTTCAGTCAAATGAGGATGTCCTGCTAGCATTGATATTGGTCGCTGGTGGAGGAGTGGGCAACAGCCAGTGGTGGGAagtaaatgtgtactgtttcattTTGTAGGACAGTGATATTGTTTTCATTGGCATTACACTTATTAATttaacagacacttttatcTAAAGCGAGTTGCAAAATGAGGAAGGACATTCAGAGGACAGGACCAAAGGAGACCTCAGGTGACGACAACAAGATGGATGGGAGACCTTATAGGAAGCacatgaagagttattttccaaaacgctatccaccattttattgcattttaatgaatctttttttgttttctaagTAATTGCAGTGGAACTTTAAatggttatgtttagttgatttaatggatatatagcgttttggaaaagagttcTTCACATATTACAACAGTAAACgctactgtaggtcaaaattcAAGTCTTTTTTGTGGTTCCCatttggtggaatgagttgcacAGTGCTCTTCAttcctgtgatagttttgggGCTTTCAAGAGGGGTGTAAAGGCACATCTATTCAACATGCACTAGTTTATTACAGTAAGCGTAAGTCTTATGCATAGGCCTAGTATTTAGTTATAGGCTATTGATTTAATTGacattaagaagctctttagtgctaagaacttcttaggagcgttcttagagcgttcttagagcgcacctatgaagttcttagcacttaagagcttcttaacgaatctgggaaacccggccattgttgtttattgttgctattctCCTTAGTATTAGGCTACCCATTTTTAAATAGTTTACTGTTGATTGTaaatattgtaggcctattgttgttatttgtatgtcactttggacaaaagcgtctgctaaatatcatAATGACAACCATTACCATAACAATAAATATTATACTGTTTTCACACTCATTGATCAGTTCCCGATTAGACAGTGGGCATTTGCATGGTTTTGACTGGAACAAGACTCATAAATGAATTCCATTCCATGAATTCCACTCCTCGAGCACCTGTGTATTTATGCAAACTATCCCCATTGTCATTGAAAGGATCTTTTCTCACTCAGTGAAAAATGTGATCGGTAGGCTACAGGATATTTACCAGGAAGTCATGCTATTTAAAAAGCACTTTTCCTTGAAGTGACATGTTTGTTAACCATCTGGTTTCTGAGTCCATCAGTGTGGCCTCCTTTTAAAATGAATgaagatataggcctatactataGGCTAGAGAAACAAGCAGATTGTGAGAAAGTAACATAGTCTTTCTTATTTTCTTGGTAAGTTATGCAAAAAAGGGGGAAGTAGGTAGACAATAAGGAGAAACATGATGACCAGTGCCACATCTCAGGAAAAATAGGGCCTAGGTCTAAGGTATGCTATGCAAAACTCAAGTTGATGCAATCAGCtgaaatgaccccccccccaaagaaaAACTCACAGCAACTCACATGAAAAGTGAAGTGAAATcttatcaccccccccccacccccctcctcctcgcaAAACCCTAGTGACAGATGCCTGACCTCTTACAGATGAATATTTTGACTGATTTATAATTTGTTATTCTACTCGTTTGTTGCCAAACACGTCTGGGTCTACGGTGAGGTTACGGGGCTTTTCCGTGTAGTGATCAACAAGGGGAAATATTGAATGTAAATTTCATCAGCCTCCGACCAAGCAGGATTCGTCTCCGAATGACGTCACGCGAGCTCTCGTCCTATCAGGTTCCACCACGATAGTAGAAATAGAATGCAAGAGGCGGAACAGGCAGATACTTTCTGCGAGCTAAAGGTTGCTGTAAGACCGAGGGAACTTAGCGATTCCTTCGATAGAACTAAATTTCCTAAATTTACGACATAGAGGGTCTAGAAGAGATCCGACAACAAACACATAATGGTTGTTGTGACAGCAGGGACTGGGGGCGCCCACAAACTCCTCTTAATTTCTGGAAAACAAAATGCCTCATCTACGGCAACACAGGGAGGCTACAGCCGGTCAATATCGGTCGTTCTCCCTTCAAGTCAAGTCTcgtcagattcagattcaaactCAAACGGATCCGGACCACCTCTTCGGAAAAGACAGCGACTCACACACTTGAGCCCCGAAGAAAAAGCACTTCGGAGGTAAGTGTCATGCAGGGCTATTTCCCCGGCTATTAACTAGCTTACGTTAGCCACTGTAATCCGATCAACCTTTAGACATTTCATGTCGTATGCAACGACACTTGATAATATCAGATGCATATGGAGTTAGATCATTTTGATGATGTGTGGAAATTATTTTATTATACTGCAGTTATGAAATTAATCTTTGTAGGAAATTATATGCTTTTGTGTGCCGGCCGGCGGCCGGTCCATCTGGCAACGTTGGCGTTTTTTAAATGCGTAGTGCGCTTAGTCCCACCCATTTGAGGCTATCCAGTTCTGCCTGCGTGGCAAGAGAACATGGCCGGTAATTACGCAATCACTGAAGGAGTAACATAAGACCTACTTCTTCTGTAGCCGACTTTGACAGGAAATTGTGTTTTAATGCAAGGGGTGAAATATGTGTTTTGTGAAATTCatgaaaatgttatttttttttttatatataggaAACTCAAGAATAGAGTTGCTGCTCAGACcgcaagagacagaaaaaaggcCAAAATGGGAGAGTTGGAACAGCAGGTTTTGGAACTTGAGCTGGAGGTAAGAAGATGACatcagaataaaataaaaataatcataataataataattccaaaaaagagagaaaaaaacagtaaatGTTACCTTTCAAACTGACTCTTGAATGTGTGGCTTTGACACTGAGCACAAATATTTCCCCTTATCTTCCAGAATCAACAGCTCAACCTTGAGAATCGGCTGTTGAGAGACAAGACATGTGACCTCATTACTGAGAATGAGGAACTGAGACAGAGATTGGGATTAGATACTTTGGAAGATGAGAAGGTAAATGACAGATCATAACATTAACTCCCATCAtctgagggggtgggtgggggtgttgctGTGGTGTGAGTGGACATCTGAGCTGCCGTGCTGGCAGTGGACCGTATCTAatgatctctctttctttccctttcccaGGAACAGGTTCAGGTGTTAGAGTCCAGTGTGAGCTCCGTGGGTTTGGGGATCGGGTCTTCTGAGTCAGCAGCACTCAGGCTACGTGTGCCTCCGCAGCAGGTGCAGGCCCAGCAGCCCTCAAGTCCGAGGAGTTCGCCATGGATACTGGCAGTCCTAGCTCTTCAGACGCTGAGGTGAGTGAGACCACAGGGGGCGATTACTGGTGCATATCCATTCTCAATGGCTTTCCTCTGCTCTGCAGTCATGATGATGAGGATGCATAGGGTAacattttgagcaatgttgcttggcaacatCAAAAGCAATTCCATGAGTTCTGATTGAATGATCTTAAAAATGTGGCTTTTAatgattaaagttctccagAAAGAAAGAACCACAATACTCCGGAACCTTGACTAGCAAGTTGCCTTGTGTATCAAATCAGTTAACATAAAATGGCCTTGTGACCTCTATTGTGTTCATCTTGACTTATTTGGTTTCTTTCCTGTTGCAGTCTGATCTCTTGCTTGGCATCCTGGACATCCTCGACCCAGAGCTGTTCCTCAAGGGGGCCCTTGCTGAGCCCCAGGAAGGCCAGCTGGTGCTCGGTGGAGGCGAGGGAGTTCCAGTATGCCCCGCCGCACCTGCAACTCTGGGGGCCACACCAGTTAAGCTGGAGGCCGCTAATGAACTGATCCACTTTGACCACATCTACACCAAGcccgtggaggaggtggtgtgtgtggaggatgatgatgatgaggatgatgaaggtGAGGTGGAGGTGCAGGAGAGTGTGCAGGAGGTGAAGCTGGAGGATCAGCAGGAGGAGAtagaagatgaagatgaggaggaggaggagctggaggaggaggcttTCTCCCTGGcccaggaggaggtggtggtgtgtgcggAGGACGTCTCGGTGAAGGACGAGCCTGAGGAGGTGAACATCCCCGAGGTGTCCGGCtgcaccgccaccgccgccgctgggGTCATCGACGACTTCCTGACGCCGGCGTCCCCCTCCCTGGCCGGCTACGGCAAGACGGCCTACCTGACAGACGCATACAGTGACTCTGGATACGAACGGTCCCCGTCCCCTTTCAGCAACATGTCCTCCCCGCTGTGCTCCGAGAGCTCATGGGAAGACGTGTTCGCCAATGAACTTTTCCCCCAGTTGATCAGTGTCTGAACCCTAAATCGTTAGTTTTTTGATATTTCGTTTTCCTTCGCTGCCCTTCTGGGGCGTAGTTCAAAAGCGACTTTCTTTGCTTTATATTGTAAATATGTGAGAAGTCATCGCCCTAACTACCCTAGACTACGCTGAAAGTCTAGATGTAAAAGTACTAACTCTTATCGTGTGGCTGGTGTCAAGTGCAGTACACCAAACTGTATCAGCCTGGCAACATGGGGAGTTTTCATTATCAGATTAgaaaatgacacatttttttATCAGTTTGTCAGATTTGCAGAAAATCTAACACATTGTATAGGGTTCTAACTAAATCGCTCAATCCACAATCTCAATAATCTGAAAGGGGTCCCGGGGACTAATTGTAATctgtctatttatttatgtatttagtgCGAGTCGCCTGTATGTAATGTCAGATACCAAAATGCTTTACTATGAATTGTATTATTTGAAATTCACAGCATTCTCCTCCTAGCACACTATCCTGTATTAAACCTCAAGAATTGCATAACCTTTTTGTCTGTGGTCTTGAATAGTTCCAGGGTTTTTGGGccagggggtggggttgggctTTTTCCCCTCTTCCAGGAAAGTATCTGAAACGGCATTCCATTTGCGAGTGACCTCAATCTGCCTCCTCCCCCTCATGTACTCCTGGTCTGGCCACTTCAAGTGTACCTCAGCTCATGTTGTAATGTTTTCCAGTGAAGTTGAAGACTGATGTCTTGACAATCTTCTTGTAGAATAAGTATAGATATTGTTTAACATATTTTAAAGCAATTCCACGAGTACAACCCTCCttcatacatactcacacacacacaagactttgAGACATGGCCAGCTGTAGGCTACACTATGCAAACATTCCGATAAGATAAGCAGGAAGTATGGAGAGTTGAATGTTGAGTACATATCAGATGTTGGTTTTACTGACCTCTGCTCTACACTTTAGCACGTGTACTTTAATAGTACAGGTAGTATCTTCCAGGATGCACGTGAACAGGATTTACTCCAAATGTTAGAGAGCACATGAGAAAAATATTTGTTAGGCCACGCAACTAATCAATTAATCCATAAAATACTCGACAGACTaattgataataataaaaaaaatctagttGTGGCCCAATGGTCATCAGTCTATTAGTCAGAGGCCCACAAATGCCCAAACCCATGTAACTTCACATCCTGGGGGTATATGCTTTCAAATCCATAAAATCCCATTCATCTCAATGGGGCATTTAGTGAGGAGATGTCACTAATGCATTGAAATAAATAACGTGCTATTGGGAGTGCAGACGAGGCCTCTTCACACAACTAGCACTAGAAGTATAGCTTTGACTATCTGGGCCTGATCACTATCAgagggcctctctcaacatccctcctcgatcctcggtcctccagactcgttcccactgatctataactagcactggatagactatcccattgttgccgccccatcattctttatctagatcagtgagaacgaggacagaggaaggaagggaggttATATAAAAGATGAATGGGAGGTCTCCTTGCCTTCTAGATTATATGGCAGGCTTTATGGACTAGCTTACAGCGTGACAGCAGGGGCATCCAGATGTATATTTTCTTTGGGCACACTGGTTCAGGTTAACATCACCCTGACACCACTGATCTAATTCAGTCTCTGGACAGTCGCTCTTCCCTGGTCAGATATCCTGTAGAGAGGCGTCATGAGATCACCAGTGAGGAAGTAGCATCCTCTTTTGGACTGATTGTCTGTTTGACACTGGGCTACTCACTTGTCAAATTCTGAAATTTACCTGTCATTTTTTTACTAGAACCTGCTACTGTGATGTGGGTTTCACAACGTCAAGTTTGTTTGTGCTCTCTCTGCGTATTTGTACCACAGTGCGGTTAGCTCAGCTACTGATCTGAGTCAACTTCCTGTGCCATGAGTTCTAAGCAACTGAGAGGCTACATT contains:
- the xbp1 gene encoding LOW QUALITY PROTEIN: X-box-binding protein 1 (The sequence of the model RefSeq protein was modified relative to this genomic sequence to represent the inferred CDS: deleted 2 bases in 1 codon), which codes for MVVVTAGTGGAHKLLLISGKQNASSTATQGGYSRSISVVLPSSQVSSDSDSNSNGSGPPLRKRQRLTHLSPEEKALRRKLKNRVAAQTARDRKKAKMGELEQQVLELELENQQLNLENRLLRDKTCDLITENEELRQRLGLDTLEDEKEQVQVLESSVSSVGLGIGSSESSTQATCASAAGAGPAALKSEEFAMDTGSPSSSDAESDLLLGILDILDPELFLKGALAEPQEGQLVLGGGEGVPVCPAAPATLGATPVKLEAANELIHFDHIYTKPVEEVVCVEDDDDEDDEGEVEVQESVQEVKLEDQQEEIEDEDEEEEELEEEAFSLAQEEVVVCAEDVSVKDEPEEVNIPEVSGCTATAAAGVIDDFLTPASPSLAGYGKTAYLTDAYSDSGYERSPSPFSNMSSPLCSESSWEDVFANELFPQLISV